AAGTATTCCTATTAAAAACCCGTCTCTTGTTCAAGATTTTTTAACCGGCAAAACTCCCCTGGTGGTGGAGGACGTTAAAAATGATCCCCGGCTGGCTTCATTCCGTGATCTATTTCAGCAATATCATACGGCCTCCTTGCTGGTTCTGCCTCTTATTGTGGACCAAGAAATGGTTGGCAGCCTGAATATCAACACCCTAAAACCACGCTCCTTTTCCCATGAAGAAATCAGCCTGGCCCGGCGGGTGGCCGAGCAAGTGACCGGGGCGCTGCTGCGGGTGCGGTTGGATGAACAGGGCCGGCAGTTAGAAGATCAACTCCGCCAGTCGCAAAAAATGGAGGCCATTGGCCGGTTGGCCGGGGGCCTGGCCCACGACTTTAACAATTTGCTCACCGTGATTACCGGCTATAGTGAGTTGCTCCTGAATCGCCATCTGGATAAAAATGACCCCCAATACAGAGATGTTGAACAAATTCACAAGGCCGGTGAACGGGCCTCAACCTTGATCCGCCAACTGCTGGCCTTCAGTCGCCAGCAGGTGATTCAGCCGGTGGTGCTGGACCTCAATGTGGTCATCACCGATTTAAACAAAATGCTCCGGCGGCTGGTGAGTGAAGATATTGAGTTGATCACCCATCTCGACCCGTCATCAGGTCGCGTCAAAGCAGACGCCGGGCAAGTGGAGCAGATTATCATGAATCTGGTGGTCAACGCCGCCGACGCGATGCCCCAGGGGGGAAAATTAACCATAGAAACAAGCCAGTTGAAAGTGGATAAAGAGTACGCCGGCCGGCATATTGGCCTGAAACCGGGCATGTACATTATGCTGACCATTAGCGACACGGGCATTGGGATGGATGAAGAAACGCGCTCTCATATTTTTGAGCCTTTTTTTACCACCAAAGAAAAAGATAAAGGCACGGGTCTGGGTTTAGCCACTGTCTATGGCATTGTCCAACAAAACCAGGGCTACATTTCCGTGACCAGTCGAGTGGGACAGGGGACCACGTTTCAAATTTATCTGCCCCGCCTGCGCCAGGCTGCCGAGGTTACTGATTCGGATCAAGCCCTGGCCCAATCTCAAAAAGGGACAGAAACCATTTTGCTGGTTGAAGACGACGACATGGTGCGGGAGTTGGCGCGTCAGGCCCTGCGGCAAGATGGCTACCAGATCTTGGAAGCTCGTAATGGCCGGGAAGCGCTCAAAGTTTGTGAACAGGCCAACCAGACTATTCATCTGCTCCTGACGGATGTGGTTATGCCCGGCGGTTTGAACGGGCACGACGTGGCCCAACACTTGCGTGCTATCCACCCGGAGATCAAAGTGCTCTATATGTCGGGGTATGTGGATGAGGCGATTGCCCAATACGGCATTTTAGATGCAGGCGCAACTTTTTTGCAAAAACCTTTTTCCCCGGTGGCCCTATCGCTTAAAGTGCGCGAGGTGCTGGACGCTTAGGAATGACATACCGCAATAGGCAATTTTGGCTGAGGAGTTATTGGGGCTGTAATAGTAAGCGAATTTGCGTTCGCAAAACATTGCCGTTAACGGGCTTGGGCAAAAAGCTCTCGGCGCCGGCGGCCACACCGCGGTCCATTTGTTCCTGATTCCAAAAAGCTGTGGTCAGAATTACAGGGATCTGCCGCCAACGCGCATTGCTTTTGAGGCGCGTGCACACTTCAAAGCCATCCATGTGGGGCATCATCACATCTAGCAAAACAAGGTCCACTTGATTCTGCTCAAGATACTTTAGGGCCTGCCAGCCGCTGTTCACCGAAACAAGGTGATACCCTTCAGCCGCCAGGTATCCTTCAAAAATGTCTCGGGCTATGGCCTCGTCGTCTACAATCAGGATCACGTATTTGGAGGGATCTAGACTCTCGGTTGGCATTTTTACCTCTTTTCCTGATTATACCCCCTTATTCTTCTCCCCGTCAATACCGCTATAGTAACGGTTGTGTTTCCATTTTTAGGCCATTGGGTAGACATCCTGTCTCTATCGTCAAAAATTTTGGTCAGAAGGAAAAACACGCCCAATGGACAAAAATACTGTTCAGGGTTATGATGCCTGAAATCTATTTTAGGAGCCTTTCTCATGCCGTCCCCTCACCAACTGGGCCTGTTTCACCGGGGCTTTGATAAATTTTACCCGGCCATTCGCTTTACCTACGAAAGAATTTTGGGCCATCTCTGGTTTTCAGAAGTTACGCCCCAACTATGGTTGGGCGGCGCGCCCACTTATCCTCGTGATTATGCCGTTATTTTGGCTCAAAAAATTACCGCCGTGGTCAACATTCGCGCCGAGCGGGAGGATGAAACCACTTTTTATGACCGGCACGGCATCACCTACGTGCAATACCGGGTGCCGGATGTTACCGTGCCCGATGAAATGACCATTACCCGGGCCGTTGATTGGATCAAAACCCAGGTTAACGATGGCCGCGTGGTGCTGGTCCATTGCGCCAAAGGGCGGGGCCGCTCGGCCACGCTGGTGGCGGCCTACCTGATGCGGGAAGAGGGTTTGAGCTTTGCCGCGGCCAAAGCCCTGATGCGGTTAAAACGGCCCCTCACCAAATTGGAATCCAAACACCGCCGGGTGCTGGAGGCCTGGCTGGCTAAACAGATAATATAGTTTGGGGGTGATACGGCCTACAGAATGGAGATCAGGGCGACCGACCGGTCGCCCTGATGAAATATTGGCTTTATTCTGCCAGAATCTTTTCGATGGCCTGTAGCTCTTCAGGGGCAAACTCAAGATTTTTCAGCGCGGCCACGCTGTCTTCAATTTGACTGGCCCGGCTGGCCCCCACCAGGGCCGAGGTCATTTGCGGCCGGCGCAGCACCCAGGCAACGGCCAGTTGAGCCATGGTTTGGCCGCGAGCCTGGGCAATTTCATTGAGCTTTTGCACTTTGGCTATTCTACTTTCGGTCACTCTATCTCCCCAGTTGAAGTTGCCGTCTAATTTTTCGGCGCGTGAATCGTCGGGGATACCGCCCAGGTATTTGTCGGTTAAAATGCCCTGGTCTAACGGCGAAAAACAGATGCAGCCAATGCCTTCTTCGGCCAGCACTTCAAGCAGGCCGTCCTCAATCCAGCGGTCAAACATATTGTAGCGAGGTTGGTGAATGAGGCAGGGCGTGCCCAATTGCCGCAGTATTTTGGCCGCCTCCCGGGTTTGAGCGGGATTGTAAGTGGAGATGCCCGCGTACAGCGCCCGGCCACTGCGCACAATATAATCAAGCGCGCCCATGGTTTCTGCCAGGGGGGTATTGGGATCGGGGCGATGGCTGTAGAAGATGTCAAAATAATCCAGGCCGGTGCGTTTCAGGCTTTGATCGCAACTGGCGATTAGATACTTGCGCGATCCCCATTCGCCGTAGGGGCCGGGCCACATGTAATAACCGGCTTTGTTGGAGATGATGAGTTCGTCCCGGTAAGGGACAAAATCGTCTTTAAAAATCTGGCCAAAGGTTTTTTCGGCGGAGCCGGGCGGGGGGCCGTAGTTGTTGGCCAGGTCAAAATGGGTAATGCCCAAATCAAAAGCCCGGCGCAGCATGGCCCGGCAGTTTTCCAACGGGTCCACCCCGCCAAAGTTGTACCACAGACCCAATGAAACAGCCGGCAGCAGCAGCCCACTCTGGCCGCAGCGATTGTAGCGCATTGAGTCGTAACGATTGTTTGCCGCTAAATACAGCATTGTATCCTCCTGTTGGCTAAAATTATCGGTTAATTTTGATGAAGGACCAACGACCAATGACCCAAGTTGGTCGTTCGTCATTCGTCCTTCGTCAGGTTAAAAATGGCCCGGTCATTTATAATCCTGCCCGGCCGGGATGTCAAATTCCAGGGGAGTAGGCTGTTCAACCTGGCGTTTGGCCAGTCGCCCGGCCAGGTAAGCGAGCAGCCCGGCCAGGCTGAGCAGGACAATATTGAGCGCAAAGGGCAAGTTGCGATTGGCCTCCGACATTTGCCCGGCAATCCAACCAAAGGGAGTGGTGAACACAATCACGGTTACGTACAACAGGGCCATAATCCTGGCCCGTTCCGAGGGGTCTACCGTCACAATAAGCAGCTTGTCTAACAGCGTGCTGGCCAGGGGGATACTGCACCCCTCTAAAACGGTGGCCACCAGCAGCAGCCAATAATGTTGCACGGGGATGTTGATCAAGAGAAGCTGGCTGAGGGCCAGGCCCGTAAAACCAACGATCATCGGCCGGTGCACGTCCAGCCCGCGCAGCCGGGGCATGATCAGAAAGAAAAACATCAACATGGTTACGGATTTGGCAAAGGGGTATAGAGCCAGGTATTGGGGCGCGATCTGCAATTTTTCCGTCACCAAAATGGCCCAGAAGGTGTTATTGATCAGCATGCCAATGCCCAAAATGATCATCAGCCCGGCCGTAAACAGGGTGGCCGGGGCGCGCCAGATTTGTTTGATCACGGCCGGATACTCGCGCAGCACGGCAAACACGGGCCGGCCCCGGGTGGCTTGCATGCGCGCCTGGCCTTGTTGGGTTTCGGTGACCAGAGCGTTCATGATGACAAACTTGGCCGTCATCATCACAAAAGCCAGCAGGTACAGGCCGCGCATGGTGGGGATCAGGCTAAATTGCTCAATGAGCAGCCCGGTAAAGGGGGAGACAAAGGCGGCCATCAGCCCGGCTATGTAAACCCAGGAATAAACGTCAACCAGCAGCCGGGGATCGGTATCCTCTACCATCAGGCACTGCCACGAGTTTGACGTGATCCGCCAAACGCTGTTGATGATGGCGGCCACCAAAAAATAGGTAAAGTTTTGGGCCACGGCCCAGATGAGGCAAGGCACGCTCCAGCCAATCAGGTCAAACACAAGGGTGGTGCGTTTGCGGCCCAGTTTATCCGTGATCGGGCCGCCCATCATGGCCCAAAATATCTGGCAGAATAGGCCAATGCTGGCAATCAGGCCAATCTGGCTGTCGGCCAGGCCAAAGGCCAGCATATACACCGAGGCGTACGGCGCGTACAGGTTGTAGGGAATCCCCCACAACGGTTCGGTGTAAACGCAGCCGCGCACGTTGCCGCGTAAGTTTTTTAAGGTGACAATCAGGGAGTGGTCGGTTAAGGCCAATGGTTTGGTGGTCAAGGTGGGGTTCCTTTTTCTATTGGATTATTGTTCTAAGTGGTCAAATCCTACGGCTTCATTCACCACGTACATGGGCCGGCCCTTGACCTCGTCGTAAATGCGGCCCAAATACTCGCCGATGATGCCCAAAGAGATCAACTGCACGCCGCCCAAAAACAGCACCATGATCAGGGTGGTGGCCTGGCCAAAAAAGGCCTGGTTGCCCGACAGCCGGGCAATGGCGACCACAATCACGCCCGCCGCGCTCAACCCGGCAATGGTAAACCCCAGGTAGGTGGCCAGTTGCAGGGGCAGGTAGCTAAAGCCGGTAATGGCGTTTAGGGCAAAGGTGAGCATTTTGCGCAAGGGGTATTTGGTTTCCCCGGCAAAACGCTCTTGGCGCACGTAGTGCACCCCGATTTGTTTAAAGCCCACCCAACTGGTCATGCCCCGCACAAAACGATGCCGTTCTTTCATCTGTTTCATGGCCTCAACCACTTTGCGGTCCATCAGCCGGAAATCGCCGGTATCCAGGGGAATGTCCACGTCTGTGATGCGGTAGATGAGGCGATAGAACAACTTGGCCGTAACCAGCTTGAACCAGCTTTCGCCCTTGCGGGCGCTGCGCACGGCGTAAACTACCTGGTAGCCTTCCTGCCACTTTTTGACCATTTCCAAGATCAGTTCCGGCGGGTCTTGCAGGTCGGCGTCAA
This portion of the Anaerolineae bacterium genome encodes:
- a CDS encoding MFS transporter yields the protein MTTKPLALTDHSLIVTLKNLRGNVRGCVYTEPLWGIPYNLYAPYASVYMLAFGLADSQIGLIASIGLFCQIFWAMMGGPITDKLGRKRTTLVFDLIGWSVPCLIWAVAQNFTYFLVAAIINSVWRITSNSWQCLMVEDTDPRLLVDVYSWVYIAGLMAAFVSPFTGLLIEQFSLIPTMRGLYLLAFVMMTAKFVIMNALVTETQQGQARMQATRGRPVFAVLREYPAVIKQIWRAPATLFTAGLMIILGIGMLINNTFWAILVTEKLQIAPQYLALYPFAKSVTMLMFFFLIMPRLRGLDVHRPMIVGFTGLALSQLLLINIPVQHYWLLLVATVLEGCSIPLASTLLDKLLIVTVDPSERARIMALLYVTVIVFTTPFGWIAGQMSEANRNLPFALNIVLLSLAGLLAYLAGRLAKRQVEQPTPLEFDIPAGQDYK
- a CDS encoding glycosyltransferase family 2 protein, whose product is MANVRYSVVVPCYNEEQSLPELYRRLKEVMDQTGETWELVLVNDGSADRTGELMRQLHAADNRVHYLDFARNFGHQIAVTAGMDYAQGEAVILIDADLQDPPELILEMVKKWQEGYQVVYAVRSARKGESWFKLVTAKLFYRLIYRITDVDIPLDTGDFRLMDRKVVEAMKQMKERHRFVRGMTSWVGFKQIGVHYVRQERFAGETKYPLRKMLTFALNAITGFSYLPLQLATYLGFTIAGLSAAGVIVVAIARLSGNQAFFGQATTLIMVLFLGGVQLISLGIIGEYLGRIYDEVKGRPMYVVNEAVGFDHLEQ
- a CDS encoding dual specificity protein phosphatase family protein, with the translated sequence MPSPHQLGLFHRGFDKFYPAIRFTYERILGHLWFSEVTPQLWLGGAPTYPRDYAVILAQKITAVVNIRAEREDETTFYDRHGITYVQYRVPDVTVPDEMTITRAVDWIKTQVNDGRVVLVHCAKGRGRSATLVAAYLMREEGLSFAAAKALMRLKRPLTKLESKHRRVLEAWLAKQII
- the mgrA gene encoding L-glyceraldehyde 3-phosphate reductase, whose protein sequence is MLYLAANNRYDSMRYNRCGQSGLLLPAVSLGLWYNFGGVDPLENCRAMLRRAFDLGITHFDLANNYGPPPGSAEKTFGQIFKDDFVPYRDELIISNKAGYYMWPGPYGEWGSRKYLIASCDQSLKRTGLDYFDIFYSHRPDPNTPLAETMGALDYIVRSGRALYAGISTYNPAQTREAAKILRQLGTPCLIHQPRYNMFDRWIEDGLLEVLAEEGIGCICFSPLDQGILTDKYLGGIPDDSRAEKLDGNFNWGDRVTESRIAKVQKLNEIAQARGQTMAQLAVAWVLRRPQMTSALVGASRASQIEDSVAALKNLEFAPEELQAIEKILAE
- a CDS encoding response regulator is translated as MPTESLDPSKYVILIVDDEAIARDIFEGYLAAEGYHLVSVNSGWQALKYLEQNQVDLVLLDVMMPHMDGFEVCTRLKSNARWRQIPVILTTAFWNQEQMDRGVAAGAESFLPKPVNGNVLRTQIRLLLQPQ
- a CDS encoding response regulator, which encodes MKKTKSSPLGLVEQKLGLPGQRRVLIVDDDIDFADSLHDLLEAEDYLTKIANNSNDALLEAKAFVPDVALLDIRLGQASGLDLLTILKQKYPPLLCIIMTAYANVENAVRALQYGAYDYLRKPIFPEELTATLNRCFEKIELEQKNQQAFVALQASEERYRSIFENALEGIFRYKPGEGFIDANPALVQMLGYGSKAEVLALNLEKEVYVHADQFQSVLDQIQARKMIKSFELVWQKKNGKHITINLNGRVIQNAQGEVLFCEGMVQDISERKQAEEEIYRRNRELDLLNRVIAATATSSDTATILDTVCRELALAFDVPQATAILLNQDHSVVTIVAGYQAKDQPIALLNKSIPIKNPSLVQDFLTGKTPLVVEDVKNDPRLASFRDLFQQYHTASLLVLPLIVDQEMVGSLNINTLKPRSFSHEEISLARRVAEQVTGALLRVRLDEQGRQLEDQLRQSQKMEAIGRLAGGLAHDFNNLLTVITGYSELLLNRHLDKNDPQYRDVEQIHKAGERASTLIRQLLAFSRQQVIQPVVLDLNVVITDLNKMLRRLVSEDIELITHLDPSSGRVKADAGQVEQIIMNLVVNAADAMPQGGKLTIETSQLKVDKEYAGRHIGLKPGMYIMLTISDTGIGMDEETRSHIFEPFFTTKEKDKGTGLGLATVYGIVQQNQGYISVTSRVGQGTTFQIYLPRLRQAAEVTDSDQALAQSQKGTETILLVEDDDMVRELARQALRQDGYQILEARNGREALKVCEQANQTIHLLLTDVVMPGGLNGHDVAQHLRAIHPEIKVLYMSGYVDEAIAQYGILDAGATFLQKPFSPVALSLKVREVLDA